The Phaeobacter gallaeciensis DSM 26640 genomic sequence GTTGCCACTGTTTCATGTATTTGCCTGCCATGTGATCCTGATGGCGGCTGTTGCCTCAGGCGCGCATGTCGTGTTCCCGACGCCACAGGGGTATCGCGGCGACGGTGTCTTTGACAATTTCTGGAAGTTGATCGAGCGCTGGAAGATTTCTTTCATCATCACTGTGCCCACGGCGATCTCGGCAAAGATGCAGCGCCCGGTGGATGCGGATGTCTCCACCGTGAAAACGGCCTTCTCCGGTTCGGCCCCCTTGCCGGTAGAGTTGTTCAAACGGTTTGAACAGGCAACCGGCGTCAAGATCGTAGAAGGGTATGGCCTGACCGAGGCAACCTGTCTGGTGTCCTGCAATCCCGTTGAGGGCGAGAAGAAAATCGGCTCGATCGGTATTCCGCTGCCCTATACGGATGTGAAAATTGTCAAAGGAACGGAGAGCGGCACGGTTGAGTTGGGTGTGGATGAGATCGGCGAGATCTGCATCTCCAGCCCCGGTGTCTATGCCGGTCACACCTATACCGAGGTCGAGAAAAACGACGGTCTGTTCTACAAGGATCAATACCTGCGCACTGGCGACCTTGGGAAGCTGGACAGCGACGGGTACCTCTGGATCACCGGTCGTGCCAAGGATCTGATTATTCGCGGCGGTCACAATATCGACCCGGCCGAGATTGAAGAGGCGCTTCTGGGGCATGAGGCTGTGGCCTTTGCCGGTGCTATCGGCCAGCCGGATGCCCATGCCGGCGAGGTGCCTTGTGCCTTTGTCGAATTGGTCGATGGAGCCAGTGTCACCGCAGAGGAGCTGTTGGCCTATTGCAAGATCCACGTACATGAGCGAGCCGCAATCCCAAAACACGTCACAGTGATGGACGAGCTGCCGAAAACTGCCGTGGGCAAGGTCTTCAAACCGGATCTGCGTAAGAATGCCATCACCCGGATTTACAACGACGCGCTGCTGAAGGCTGGTCTGCCCGCCCGCGTCGAACATGTGGTTGATGACAAAGGGCGCGGTCTGGTCGCACAGGTCGAAGAAAACGGTGCCAAGGCGTCGGATATCTCCGACGTGCTGGGGGTGTTTACCCGCCCTTGGGAACCCATGTCCAAGGCGTGATCGAGCGCCTTCGGCTCTGGCCCTTGCAAGAGATGGAGAAAGCGTTCCACCGGGACGCTTTTTTCGTTTGTGGGGCATGGTTTTTGATCGCCGCGCTGCTAGGCTCATCCGGCGTACTACGACACAGGGAACGGGCGAGATGAATTACGAACGGCTGATCGATGAGGAAACCTGGGCCTTTATCCGCAAGACGGGCGAATGTTACCCGGATGATGCGGTGGATCTGTCAATTGCTGAACAGCGCAAGGTCTATGATGCCATGGCGGCTGAGTTTCGCGCCGCGCGCCCTGATAGTGTCAGCTGCGAGGATCGTCTGGTTGGGGCTGTTCCCGTGCGGATCTACACCGCCGGAGATCCCGGCTGTACGGTGATGTACTGTCATGGCGGCGGGTTCGTGGTTGGCGGATTGGACAGCCATGATGATGTCTGCGCTGAACTCTGCGCGCAAACAGGTTACCGCGTGGTCGCGGTAGACTACCGCCTGTCTCCTGAACATCTGCACCCGGCGGCCTTTGATGATGCCTGGGCGGTCTGTCAGTGGATCTCTGCCAGCTTCGACGGCGATCTGGTCTTGGCCGGGGATAGCGCGGGTGCCAATCTCTGCGCTGCGGTGGCGCATCATGCCCGTGGACGGCTCACGGGGATGGTCGGTCAGGTGTTGATCTACGGGGCCTTTGGCGGAGACATAAACGAGGGGTCTTATCTGGAACATGCGCAGGCTCCGATGCTGACGCGGGATGACATTCTGTTCTATGGACAGCTGCGGCGCCCAGAGGGAAGTGAGGCCGGCACTGACCCGACATTGGAACCGCTTGCTGACAGTGACTTTTCAGACCTGCCTGCCACCGTGCTGGTGACGGCCGATTGCGATCCGGTGCGCGATGACTCCCGCCACTACCGCGACAAGATTTTAGCAGCCGGGGGCAAGGCGCATTGGATCAATGAACCCGGACTTGTCCATGGCTATCTGCGCGCTCGCCATAGCGTTGGCCGCGCCCGCGACAGTTTTGAGAGGATTTCAGTTGCAGTGGAAGCGCTGGGGCAGGGGCTCTGGCCTTACGAGTGACCCTAGCCTGCAAAGTCACGGCATTGTTCAGGTGCGGCACTGCGATCATACCATCCACCGCTTTTGACGCGCCAGTCGCTCGTGTGGGTGGTTACATAAGACCAGTTGCCCACTGGAAAATGGGAATACCCGATGACATCGCCGGGCTGGATCACTCCAATCCGCGCCGTTCCTGCACTGTGACCTGAGTAAAGCGGCACCGGACCACCGAGCCAGCCAAGGCAGGCGCTTTCAAATTCATCGCGGATCGGCAGATCGACAAGGAGGCGGCGCAGATGGGTGTCATTAAGCGCCAGTTGACGGCGCTTGGTATTGACCTTGCAGCCGTGAAGCTGCTCTAGCCCCCGGATTTCCTGCACCTGTCGATTGCTGTGTGGATCAAGCGCGACCGATTTGCCCAGACAGTCGCTATTGTCAAAGACGCTTTGACCCAGTGTCGAGCCAAAGCAATAACCGGCCCGGTCCATGATCAGATTCCGCGTGAACCACAGGTCATCGCAGCCATCCTGTGCCAGTGCGGGCAGTGGCAGAAGCAGCAGTATCAGGGCAAGGCAACGTTTGGTCATGGCAGGCTCCTGTAGGGCGACTATATCGATCACCCCACGAAGCCTGCCACGGATCCTCAGCTGAGGAAAGATTTTGCCTTCATCGTGTCGGCAATTGGCGCACCAAGACGGCTGAGAATGGTGGGGGCCAGTTGCAGCTGATCAATCACCACATCCTCTGCGGGGCCTGTCGCATCTCCAAAGTAATAGAGCGCGGTTTCCTGTTGCAGGGGGCTGCGCCCGCCGTGGTGGCCGCGCTCATCCTGGCCATGATCAGCGGTGACAATGATCTCATAACCCATTTCGCGCCATTTGATAATGAACGGGGCCAGCATTTCGTCCATCACGAAACAGGCGTGATCCATCTCCTGACAGTCGTGAAAGAACCGGTGTCCCATGCAATCCAGCGTGCAGGTGTGCAGCATGCCGTAGTTGAGGCCAAAGCGCAGGCAAAGATTGGTCAGCGTGCCAAAGAGGTCCACGTCGGAGGGTGTCATTTGGTTGACCAGCCCGTAGCCCGTCATCGAATGAAACCGCCCATGGTTGATAGTGCTGCTTTCAGGTTCATCATATTCCACGTCGCGCACGGGATCATAGGGATGGCGATTGAAGAAGGAGGACCAGAAGCTATGAGCGACGGCCCCGGTCACGCCACCACCGTCGCGCACCTGGCTAAAAACATCCTTGTGCTTCAGACGGAAGACATTGCCATTTCCGGTACAGCCGTGCTCAGCCGGGACCACGCCGGTGTGAATCGACGCGTAGCAGCTGGCGGAAATCGACGGCAGCACCGCCCGGTGTTTCCAGACCCGTGCCTCGCCGCTGTCGACCCAGCCTTCCAGATTGCCAAACAGCCGACGGAAATTACGCCAAGGAACGCCGTCCAAGATGATGAGGAGAAGTTTGTTGTCCATTGCAGAACCCAAGGTCTTGTAGAAGTGACTGAAAAAGGCGGTCGTGAGGATTTTTCCTGCGACCGCCTTTGAGAGCGTTCCGCCGCAGTCGCCTGCGACGGGTGGTGATATATGGTGCCTGCCTGCTAGTTGCCGGCACTTTCCATCTTGCGGTTGGCGATGACCTCTTCCAGCCAGCCCAGACGCATTTCTGGCACCGAGCTGAGCAACAGATCGGTGTAATCGTCAAAGGGCGGCGACAGCACTTCGGTCTTGCCGCCATAGCGTTGCACGCGTCCCTGATACATCACCGCGATATTGTCCGAAATCGCTCGCACCGTGGCGAGGTCATGGGTGATGAAGAGGAAGGCGACATTCTCGATCTTTTGCAGTTCCAGCAACAGTTTGAGGATGCCGTCCGCGACCAGCGGATCCAGCGCCGAGGTAACCTCATCGCAGATGATCATCTTTGGCTTGGCAGCCAAGGCGCGGGCAATACAGACACGCTGTTTCTGCCCACCCGACAGCTCTGCCGGGTAGCGATCCATGAAGCTTTCGCCCAACTCGATCTCATCCAGCAGCTCAATGATCCGCTTGCGCTTCTCCGCGCCTTTCATGCCGAAGTAGAATTCCAGCGGGCGCCCGATGATGGTACCCACGGTCTGGCGTGGGTTCATGGCTACATCTGCCATCTGGTAAATCATCTGCAACTCGCGAAGATCCTCACGGGTGCGTCCCGCCAGATCGGAGGACAGGGTACGCCCTGCGAACTCGATCTCACCCTCGCGCGGCGGCAAGAGGCCAGTAATCACCCGTGCCAGTGTCGACTTGCCCGAACCGGATTCCCCAACCACCGCCAATGTCTGACCGGGGTGCAGATCAACGTTCACATTGTGCAGAACGTCGAATTTGGTGCCTTTGTAGCGCGCGGTGATATTGCGCACGCTCAGCACTGGTTCCGGGGTGGGGGCCTTTTCCTCATGGGTGATGGAGCGGACCGAGACCAGAGCCTGGGTATACTCTTCCTGCGGTGCGTTGATGATCTGATCAACGGGGCCGTATTCCACCATATTGCCGTGGCGCAGCACCATAATGTCGTCGCTCACCTGCGCCACAACCGCGAGGTCATGGGTGATGTAGAGCGCGGCCACACCGGTGTCGCGGATGGCTTCCTTGATCGCCATCAGGACCTCAATCTGGGTGGTCACATCCAGCGCCGTTGTCGGCTCATCAAACACCACAAGATCCGGCTCCGGGCAGAGCGCAAGCGCAGTCATGCAGCGTTGCAGCTGCCCACCTGAGACCTGATGCGGGTAACGCTCTCCGATATTGTCAGGATCCGGCAGACCCAGCTTGGCAAAGAGGACCCGCGCGCGCGCCTCGGCGTCCTTCTTGGAGAATTTGCCCTGTTCAACGGCCGCTTCGATCACCTGTTCCATGATCTTTTTGGCGGGGTTGAACGAGGCGGCAGCGGATTGCGACACATAGGTGACCTCACCGCCGCGCAGGCGCCGGATATCGCGCAGTTTTGACTGCAGAATATCACGACCATTCACCCAGACTTCGCCACCGGTGATTTTAACCCCACCCCGGCCATAGGCCATGGAGGCCAGACCGATGGTGGATTTACCCGCGCCGGATTCCCCGATCAGCCCAAGCACCTTGCCCGGTTGCAGATCAAAGCTGACACCATGCACGATTTCGATGTCATGGGGCTTTTCCCCTGGCGGGTAGACGGTTGCGCCGATCTTCAGATTGCGCACTTTCATAAGAGGTTCGCTCATCCGCGGCCTCCTTTCAGCGAGGTTGTGCGGTTCAGAACCCAGTCCGCGACAAGGTTGACGGAGATCGCAAGGGTGGCGATGGCAATGGCGGGCAGTAAAGCCGCCGGGATGCCGTAGACGATGCCTTCCTTATTCTCTTTCACGATGCCGCCCCAGTCGGCTTCTGGCGGTTGCACGCCAAGGCCGAGGAAGGAGAGGGTGGAGACAAACAGTACCATGAAGATGAACCGTAGGCCCATTTCAGCCACCAGCGGTGACAGAGCGTTTGGCAGGATCTCACGGAAGATGATCCAGGCGGTTTTCTCCCCCCGCAGGCGGGCTGCTTCGACGTAGTCCATCACCTCGATATCCACCGCGACGGCACGGGCCAGACGATAGACGCGGGTTGAGTCGAGCAGGCCCATGACCACAATCAGCACCGGTACCGTGACCGGCATCACCGACAGTACGACAAGGGCGAAGATCAGCGTTGGGATCGACATGATGAGATCCACCAGCCGCGACATCACCTGATCCACCCAGCCGCCAGCAACCGCGGCAAAGAAGCCGAGGATCGAGCCGGTGGTGAAGGACAGGATCGTGGCTGCCGTGGCGATGAAGATGGTTGTGCGACCACCGTAGATCATCCGGCTCAACAGATCACGGCCGATGTTGTCAGTGCCCAGAAGATGCTCCGCGGAACGGGGCTCCCAGACGTCACCGACGATTTCGGCCATACCGTAAGGTGCCAGCAGTGGGGCGAAGATCGCCATGAGAAAGTAGAGGGCCGTGAAGAACAGCCCGATCATTGCAGAGATAGGGATATTCTTCATTTCGGATGCCTCAGACGCGGGTTGGACAGGATAGCGACAATGTCAGCGATCATGTTCAGAACGATATAAACCGCAGCGAAGATCAGACCGCAGGCCTGCACCACAGGCACGTCACGCTTGGACACATGGTCGACCAGATACTGCCCCATGCCGGGGTAGACAAAGACCACTTCGATCACCACGACGCCCACCACCAGATAGGCGAGGTTTAGCATCACCACATTGACGATCGGCGCAATGGCGTTGGGAAACGCATGGCGGGCAATCACGTGGAAGGTGCTGAGACCTTTCAGCTCTGCGGTTTCGATATAGGCCGACTGCATCACATTGAGGATCGCCGCACGGGTCATCCGCATCATATGTGCCAAAACCACCAGCGTCAGCACCGCAACAGGCAGGGCAATGGCGTTGAGTTTTTCCAGCAAGTTCATGGAATCATTGATCATCGCAACGGAGCTGAACCAGCCCATCTGCACCGCAACGAAATAGATCAGTAGATAGCCAATCAGAAATTCCGGGATCGAGATCGAGGCCAGGGTCACGGCCGAGATCAGTTTGTCAGGCCAGCGGTCGCGGTAGCGCACGGCGAGCAAGCCAAGGAAAATTGCCAACGGAACCGAAATTACAGCAGCCCAGAACGCCAGGAACAGCGTATTGCCAAGGCGGCGGCCGATGCTGGTTGCGATGTCCTGACCATTGGTCAGCGCGGTGCCCAGATCCCCCTGCAGGGCGCCGAACAGCCAGTCGAAATAGCGCAGTACGGCAGGTTCATTCAGGCCCAGTTCTTCCCGCAGATTGGCGAGCGCCTCAGGGGTGGCCGACTGGCCCAGAATGGACTGCGCCACATCGCCGGGCAGGATCAAAGTACCCATAAAAATGAGCACGGATGCGGCAATCAAGAGAATTAATCCCAGCGCTAGGCGCTGGGATACAAGTTTAACAACGGGGTGCATAGCATAGACCTCTATTAGGCCAACCAGCACTTATGCGACCATTTGCCGGCCATGGTATCGCCGGTGGAATCCACCACCCAACCCTGAACCTTGCTGCTGGTCGCCTCGATGAAGTCGTTGAACATCGGGCAGATCAGACCACCTTCGTCCCGCACCATCATACCCATCTGGCTGTAAAGCGCTTTGCGCTTGGCTTCGTCCAGCTCACCACGCGCGGCAAACAACAGCTTGTCGAAATCTTCGCGCTTGAAGCGGGTGTCGTTCCAGTCTGCGGTCGAGAGATACGCGGTTGAATACATCTGGTCCTGCACCGGACGGCCACCCCAGTAGGAGGCGCAGAAGGGCTGTGCATTCCAGACTTCCGACCAGTAACCATCACCGGGCTCGCGCTTCAGCTCCAGCGGAATGCCGGCTGCGTTCGCGGACTGCTGGAACAGCTGTGCTGCATCCAGGGCGCCGGGGAAGGCAACATCCGACACCCGCAGGGTGATCGGGCTGCCGTCATGGCCGGACTTCTTGTAGTGCTCAGCCGCCTTCGCCGGATCAAACGGGCGCTGCGGAATGCTGTCGTCAAACAACGGGTAGGCTGCGTTGACAGGCATGTCGTTGCCAACAGAGCCGTAGCCGCGCAGCACTTTATCGACCATTTCGTCACGGTTGATGGCGTATTTCAGCGCCAGACGCAGTTCGTTGTTGTCGAACGGCGCTGTGTCGCAATGCATGATGAACACATAGTGACCCGGACCCGCGGCATTGCGCACAGTCAGGTTCGGCGCGCGGTCCAGCAGACCCGCAACCTTTGGCTCAACACGGTTGGCGATGTGGACCTGACCGGACTGGAGCGCTGCCATACGAGCGGTGGCGTCGTTGATCACGACGATCTCGACCTCATCTACATGGCCACGGGTGTCGTCCCAGTAGTTGGGGTTTTTCTTCCACATGTGGCGCACGCCGGGCTCATCTGCTTCCAGCATATAGGCGCCGGAGCCGATGCCTGCCGCCGGGTTGTCAAAGCCGCCATCGGGCTGGATCATCAGGTGATAGTCGGCCATCAGATAGGGTAGGTCGGCGTTTGGCGTGGTCAGCTCCACGATGAAGTTATCACCATCGGCCTTCATGCTCTCGATACCGCGCATGATGCCCAGGGCCCCGGACTGGCTGTCATCGTTGGAGTGGCGTTCCATCGTACGCATCACATCTTCAGCGGTCACAGACTTGCCGTTGTGGAACTCAACACCCTTACGGATTTTGAAGGTCCATGTCTTGGCGTCGGCGCTGGCTTCAACGCTTTCGGCGACGCGATTTTCGATGCCACCCTCGGGGGTCACATTTACCAGCGTTTCGCCGAATTGATAGAGGTTGTGATAAGGCACTTGGCTGGCAGCCACGGCCGGATCCAGCGAGTCGGTGCTGCCACCCCCGATGGAGCCCAGCTTCAGCGTGCCTCCCTTGACCGGGCCTGCTGCCTCAGCTGCGCGGGCAAACATGCTGCCTGCAACAGCGGCGCTGATCCCCAGTGCAGCGGTTTTGCCCATGAATTCACGCCGGGTCATTTTGCCGGAGGTGACGCTTTGCGTCATGAAATCAAGTTGGTCTTTCATTGCGGACTCCCTGTCGTATTTAGACGCTGAACACGTCATTTCTTGAATTGTCATTCAAGGTTTGCGCATTTGATGCGACCTCGCAACCCTTATTAGCGTCCTTTTTGGCGCTAGAGGAGGCGGCGAAGTCTTCAAGAGACGGTGATCCCGTCGCCTTTTGCGACTGCTATGTCGTATTTGGCAGGAAGTGAATGCTTGGCGGGACAATATGTGGAAAAAAGCCTCCCGGACCAGAGATCAAATATTATCCCGCTCACACCGAGGTATTCGCCAATGGCTGGCGAAAATCAGCGCATTTTCTGCTTGAAGAGGTCTGTAGTTGGGAGCGCCGGGCTGCCGTGCGTGACTGGCACCCGCTCCGTCTTTTACGGTTTTGCTGCGATGTTCACCGCCAGGGCAGGGCGGATTGCATAGAGCCGGACCGGACGAAACGCGACATCCACAGCCTGCGCAAACTCACCAGTCGGCACTGTCCATCCAAATGGTCACCGGGCCGGAGTTGACCAAAGCGACCTGCATATCCGCCCCAAAGCATCCGCGCGCAACAGGCACTTCCAGCGCCGCCAGTTGGTCGGCAAATCTGGTATACAGCGCGCCCCCCAGGTCCGGGGCGGCAGCATTGGAAAAACCGGGGCGGTTGCCCCGGCGGGTGTCGGCGGCAAGGGTGAACTGGCTGACGACCAAGGCGCTGCCGCCGATGTCTTTCACGGAGCGGTTCATCTTTCCTGCTTCATCGCTAAAGATCCGTAGCTTGCTGATCTTGGCCGCCATCTGATCGGCTTGTGCTTCACTGTCGCCTTCCATGGCGCAGATCAGGATCATTAGGCCGGGACCGATATCGCCGATGACCTCATCGTCAACACAGACGGAGGCCTCAGAAACGCGTTGGATCAGAGCACGCATAATCTCTCCTATTCACGGGGCAAAGGCGTTAGTCGCGCCAGCTGGTAAAATCGCCCAACTCGGCGCGTTCCGTTCGGAACTGATTAGCAGGATGGTCTGGATTGCTGTAGCCGAAGGACAGGGCACAAAGGACGTTGCGATCCTCCGGTATGTCGCAGAACTGATGCAGCATCGGGGCATATGTAGCTACCGCTGCCTGCGCAATGGTTGCCACACCTGCGGCTGTCGCAGCAAGTGTGAAGCCGGTGATGAAGCCACCGCAATCGAGCGCGCCGTAGGGGCCAAGCTCCTTGGGGCTGGTCAGAATGGCACAATGGGGGGCGTCAAACAGGGTGAAATTGCGCATCATCTGCTGGTGTGAGGCTGCGCGATCGCCGCGTTCGACGCCCACCGCCTCATATAAGGCCCAGCCGCAGGCCTGGCGGCGGGTTTTGTATTCGCCGCTATAGCGTTCGGGAAAGGGCAGATCCGGCGCAACGGAATCTTTTATCACTGCTTCCATCAGCGCAGATCGCAGCGCATCGGTGGCGGTACCGCTGAACAGCGTCACCTGCCAGGGCTGAGCATTGCACCAGGACGGGACTTTCTGTGCGCAGCGCAGAATATCCTCGATCACCGCGCGCGGCACCGGATCCGGGCGAAACGCACGGCAGCTGTGGCGCTGACTGAACAGGGCATCAAGGGCTGGCAGAGTGGTCATGGCGGGTCCTTGATTTCTGACATCAGTAGGTCGAAACGAGTGCGAGGCTTGGCTGTCAACGTGATCCGAAGTACGCCACAACACCCCCAACGATCAGCGCCACGATAACGGCGGCCGCAATCTTCCACGCGGAATAAGGGCGTTCTCCTTGCACCCGGCCCGATTGTCCGTTGACCACAAACCGATAGGTTTTGCCCCGGTACTTATAGGCCGCGAGCCAGACGGGCAGCAGCACGTGTTTGAACGTGATGTCGGAGAAATTGCTGTCGATATAGTCAATGCGTTGCCGGTCGCCGCCGATATCAAACCGCACATCGCGTTCGATCACCCGGCGCATCCGCGCATTGGCTTCTCTGTAACCGTCGGCCAGCTCCACCGCATAGGCCTCCGCCCGGAACCCGGCCAGATACTGCGGCTGATAGGGTTCCAGCGCCGACAGATCCCAGGGTTCCAGCGCGTCGGTGTTCTTTTTCGGCAGGCTCTTGGAAGCCAGCACCAGAACATCGTCAAAGAACCGCTGTACCCGCCCCGAGACAGGCCGCCAGCGCACCTTAGGCACCTGCCGGGACTGGCGTTTGCCATCGACCACGACAGTTTCGGTGACATAGTAGACCGTGCCGCGCTGGCCGCGATACTGGGAGCGGGTTTCAGCATCAAAGGTCCAGTAAGGCACATAGATCCCGTCCATCCGCCGTCCCTTGCGGGCATATTGTTGCAGGCCGTTTGGCGCAAACCAGAGCTGACCCAACCAGTCCGCCATCGCCTTATGGGCGCTGCGCTCGTCAAAAGCGAAGGGCAGCACACCCTTCGGCTTGATATGGCGATGGGTGCCGGTATCCGTGACCATGGGCGTGGCGCAGAAGGGACATTCGCCGGCGTGGTCATTCGGGTCCAGCTCCACCTGTGCGGCGCAATTGGGGCATCGCAGCACACGGGTTTCTTCCATGTCGGCCTCGGCCAGACCTGATGATAGCGCGGTATCGAAATCCAACTCGCGCAGACTGCCACCGCGCCATGGGCCAGATCGGATCGCCTCCTGATGACCGCAGTGGTCGCAGGTCAGCGTGCCGTTTTGCGGGTCATAGCGATAATCTGCGCCGCATTGTTCACAAGGGAACCGGTGCTCCGCCAGCGGAGCGTGGATATCGGAGGGCGCAGCGGTCTCGTTTGAGAACGGACCGGAAGGAGGCAGGGGGGGCTGGGTCACGAGGGAACCTCAAAGATACTTGTGCAGCAGTTTCGGTACCATGATGCGCAGGGCGCAGTCCTTCAACAGGAAAGGGTGCAAAAGATGAAAGAGCCCATGCAGCGCGATCAGGATGAGCAGCGCGTGAAAGGCAATCCCGTGCAGCCCCGTCACAAAAAGAGAGACAATACGAACTGGTTCGACCAGTGAAACCGTTTGACCGCGCTCCATGGTGTCATTGTTACCGTATTCTTCATTGTGCGTGAGCTGCGCTAGTCGAGAGAAAGGGCGCCGATGATGACAGCGCCCTTTGGTTTGTTTGATGTTAGCCTGTCGGGGGCGGCGGAGGCGGCGGTGGAGGTAGGATGGTGAAGAGCTGCGCCAGTTCCAGCACCTCACCAGCGGCTTTCCAACCATCCTGACCGGGCGTCCACACAAGACTGTCGCGGCGCAGCGCGCCCTCCTGTGCCATCCGGCCAAGCCGGGCCTTGGAGAAAGGGCCGCTGGTCTGGCCATTTTCTGCAATATGCCAGACATGCTCCACCGGCGGCGGCGGCGGAGCAACCGGCGCGGCTTGCACTGGGGCCTGCGTGGCAGCGGGTGCGGGCCGTGCGCCCCAGGGACCGGTGGGCTGACCCGCTGCATGACTGGCGGTACCGGGTTGCGCCATCTGCGCCATCTGTTGGGCCATCGCCATGCCCATCCCCATGCCCATACCAGCCCCCATACCGCTGTTGGGCGTTTGGGCGGCGGCGGTCATCGCCTCGGCGGCAGAGAATTGCGTGTAGCGGCCAAGATCACCGACGATCCCCATCTGGGTGCGCTTGTCCAGTGCCTGTTCGACGGCGGCGGGCAGCGAGATGTTCTCGATATATAGCTCCGGGATCGCGATGCCGTACTCAGCGACCGTGGCGGAAATCTCCGCCGCGACCAGCTTGCCCAGATCAGCCGTATTGGCCGCCATATCCAGTACCGGGATGCCGGAACCCGCCAGAACCCGGCTCACCTGCTGTACGATGATATTGCGGATCTGGAAGGAGATCTCGTCCATCGTGAATTCGCCATCGGTGCCGACGATCTCGGTCAGGAACCGGGCCGGGTCCACCACCCGGATGCTGTAGGTGCCAAAGGCGCGCAGGCGGAGGGGGCCGAACTCCGGGTCCCGCGCCATGATTGGGTTTTTGGTGCCCCATTTCAGATCGTTGAACCGGGTGGTGTCAACGAAGTAGATCTCCGATTTGAACGGCGACTGAAACCCGTGATCCCAATGCTGTAGCGTCGTCATGATCGGCATGTTGTTGGTCTCAAGCATGTAGAGACCAGGTGTGAAGACATCTGCCAGCTGGCCCTCATGCACAAAGACCGCTGCCTGACCTTCGCGGACCGTCAGCTTGGCGCCATATTTGATCGCGTGACCTTCACGCTCAAAACGCCAGACCAGCGTGTCATTGGTGTCGTCGGTCCAGTGGATGACGTCGATGAACTCTCCCTTGAGAAAGTCGAAAATACCCATGGTTTCATCCTCCTTCGGCGATGCGGCTGGCATCATGGCAGGCGTGCAGGGCAGCACGATGTTGGGCGCGCCGAGGCGCGGGCGGGAGACAGCCGCGCTTAGCGCGGTTCCCCCATGATATCATAGGCAATCGCCTGCACGATGGGCCGGGCTTCATCGGCGGACATGCCAGGGTGCAGGCGGGGGTCGTAAAGGATCTGCAGAAGTTTTTCGTCCTGACTGGTCAGCAACGCAAATTCATCATCATCGTTGAAGATCGAGGGACGCGCCTGCGGGCTGTCATTGCGCAGGCCAAGGCCCTGAGCGATTTCCTCGTGGATACAGCTTTGGCGGGCAAGGTCAGGGTGTTCGGCCCGGATGAGTGCCACGCCGCGCATATAAGAGGAGGGATCCGCCTGCAGCCCCCCGGCGCGCACCAGACAGTAGTAGCTTTGCGGCGGGTTGGCAAAGACCTGAAGATCGGCGTCGCTGA encodes the following:
- a CDS encoding ABC transporter permease; the encoded protein is MHPVVKLVSQRLALGLILLIAASVLIFMGTLILPGDVAQSILGQSATPEALANLREELGLNEPAVLRYFDWLFGALQGDLGTALTNGQDIATSIGRRLGNTLFLAFWAAVISVPLAIFLGLLAVRYRDRWPDKLISAVTLASISIPEFLIGYLLIYFVAVQMGWFSSVAMINDSMNLLEKLNAIALPVAVLTLVVLAHMMRMTRAAILNVMQSAYIETAELKGLSTFHVIARHAFPNAIAPIVNVVMLNLAYLVVGVVVIEVVFVYPGMGQYLVDHVSKRDVPVVQACGLIFAAVYIVLNMIADIVAILSNPRLRHPK
- a CDS encoding ABC transporter substrate-binding protein yields the protein MKDQLDFMTQSVTSGKMTRREFMGKTAALGISAAVAGSMFARAAEAAGPVKGGTLKLGSIGGGSTDSLDPAVAASQVPYHNLYQFGETLVNVTPEGGIENRVAESVEASADAKTWTFKIRKGVEFHNGKSVTAEDVMRTMERHSNDDSQSGALGIMRGIESMKADGDNFIVELTTPNADLPYLMADYHLMIQPDGGFDNPAAGIGSGAYMLEADEPGVRHMWKKNPNYWDDTRGHVDEVEIVVINDATARMAALQSGQVHIANRVEPKVAGLLDRAPNLTVRNAAGPGHYVFIMHCDTAPFDNNELRLALKYAINRDEMVDKVLRGYGSVGNDMPVNAAYPLFDDSIPQRPFDPAKAAEHYKKSGHDGSPITLRVSDVAFPGALDAAQLFQQSANAAGIPLELKREPGDGYWSEVWNAQPFCASYWGGRPVQDQMYSTAYLSTADWNDTRFKREDFDKLLFAARGELDEAKRKALYSQMGMMVRDEGGLICPMFNDFIEATSSKVQGWVVDSTGDTMAGKWSHKCWLA
- the dtd gene encoding D-aminoacyl-tRNA deacylase; protein product: MRALIQRVSEASVCVDDEVIGDIGPGLMILICAMEGDSEAQADQMAAKISKLRIFSDEAGKMNRSVKDIGGSALVVSQFTLAADTRRGNRPGFSNAAAPDLGGALYTRFADQLAALEVPVARGCFGADMQVALVNSGPVTIWMDSADW
- a CDS encoding nitroreductase encodes the protein MTTLPALDALFSQRHSCRAFRPDPVPRAVIEDILRCAQKVPSWCNAQPWQVTLFSGTATDALRSALMEAVIKDSVAPDLPFPERYSGEYKTRRQACGWALYEAVGVERGDRAASHQQMMRNFTLFDAPHCAILTSPKELGPYGALDCGGFITGFTLAATAAGVATIAQAAVATYAPMLHQFCDIPEDRNVLCALSFGYSNPDHPANQFRTERAELGDFTSWRD
- a CDS encoding TFIIB-type zinc finger domain-containing protein is translated as MTQPPLPPSGPFSNETAAPSDIHAPLAEHRFPCEQCGADYRYDPQNGTLTCDHCGHQEAIRSGPWRGGSLRELDFDTALSSGLAEADMEETRVLRCPNCAAQVELDPNDHAGECPFCATPMVTDTGTHRHIKPKGVLPFAFDERSAHKAMADWLGQLWFAPNGLQQYARKGRRMDGIYVPYWTFDAETRSQYRGQRGTVYYVTETVVVDGKRQSRQVPKVRWRPVSGRVQRFFDDVLVLASKSLPKKNTDALEPWDLSALEPYQPQYLAGFRAEAYAVELADGYREANARMRRVIERDVRFDIGGDRQRIDYIDSNFSDITFKHVLLPVWLAAYKYRGKTYRFVVNGQSGRVQGERPYSAWKIAAAVIVALIVGGVVAYFGSR
- a CDS encoding SPFH domain-containing protein; amino-acid sequence: MGIFDFLKGEFIDVIHWTDDTNDTLVWRFEREGHAIKYGAKLTVREGQAAVFVHEGQLADVFTPGLYMLETNNMPIMTTLQHWDHGFQSPFKSEIYFVDTTRFNDLKWGTKNPIMARDPEFGPLRLRAFGTYSIRVVDPARFLTEIVGTDGEFTMDEISFQIRNIIVQQVSRVLAGSGIPVLDMAANTADLGKLVAAEISATVAEYGIAIPELYIENISLPAAVEQALDKRTQMGIVGDLGRYTQFSAAEAMTAAAQTPNSGMGAGMGMGMGMAMAQQMAQMAQPGTASHAAGQPTGPWGARPAPAATQAPVQAAPVAPPPPPVEHVWHIAENGQTSGPFSKARLGRMAQEGALRRDSLVWTPGQDGWKAAGEVLELAQLFTILPPPPPPPPPTG